A region of bacterium DNA encodes the following proteins:
- a CDS encoding EamA family transporter, with the protein MNSSETKAVLSRRLTLFLLMLTHVGVTGFGYVVNKLALREFNPFAYGFWRLLIGLFGLSTLVIVTRSWPRIDKVDWPRVLVLALVAVPVNQLIYLVGMSKTMPSHASLLYGTTAVFALFLSSALGYERIRRHKVVAIIIALCGLALVVTQGGAIDTSSDLFLGDVLIFTAVLAWATYTVVGKPLVKKYGALPSTCVVLIIGSIISLPFLVIPARMQDYTDITWIGWGGTFYAGIVLTVLAYNVWYRILSMVDPSQVAILTTPQPVVATTLSTFLVGEVVGWPLALGGALVIAGIVLMDAPAFAKHAGNLRRRVTGLQ; encoded by the coding sequence TTGAACTCTTCCGAAACTAAGGCTGTCCTATCCCGCCGGCTGACGCTTTTCCTGCTCATGCTCACTCATGTCGGAGTGACTGGCTTCGGGTATGTCGTCAACAAGCTTGCGCTTCGCGAGTTCAATCCTTTCGCATATGGATTCTGGCGGTTGCTGATCGGCCTCTTCGGGCTTTCAACATTAGTTATTGTCACACGGTCGTGGCCAAGAATCGACAAGGTAGACTGGCCCAGGGTTTTAGTGTTGGCGCTGGTCGCCGTGCCTGTCAACCAGTTGATCTATCTGGTCGGGATGAGCAAAACCATGCCTTCCCATGCCTCTTTGCTCTATGGCACGACCGCTGTATTTGCGTTGTTTCTGTCTTCCGCTTTGGGCTACGAGCGTATTCGTCGGCATAAGGTCGTGGCGATCATTATTGCACTTTGCGGACTCGCTTTAGTCGTTACGCAGGGAGGAGCTATTGACACAAGCTCGGATCTGTTCCTGGGTGACGTCTTGATATTTACAGCTGTGCTGGCTTGGGCAACCTATACCGTGGTCGGCAAGCCTTTGGTCAAGAAATACGGCGCCTTGCCGTCGACATGCGTAGTATTGATAATCGGATCAATCATCAGCCTGCCGTTCCTGGTAATACCGGCGCGTATGCAGGATTACACAGATATTACGTGGATTGGCTGGGGCGGCACTTTCTACGCAGGAATTGTGTTGACTGTTCTTGCCTACAATGTCTGGTACAGGATTCTGTCGATGGTCGACCCTTCGCAAGTCGCAATTCTGACTACCCCGCAACCGGTGGTCGCAACTACTCTCTCGACCTTTCTTGTCGGTGAAGTTGTCGGCTGGCCGTTAGCACTGGGTGGAGCCCTTGTGATTGCCGGAATTGTGCTTATGGACGCTCCTGCCTTCGCGAAGCATGCCGGAAATTTACGAAGAAGAGTCACGGGATTGCAGTAA